One Delphinus delphis chromosome 3, mDelDel1.2, whole genome shotgun sequence genomic region harbors:
- the BRIX1 gene encoding ribosome biogenesis protein BRX1 homolog yields MAVAKRKRRGGPAFQAKKLKRNEKDAKTPAKPSDVAEEAAEAERDRIPGPVCKGKWKNKERILIFSSRGINFRTRHLMQDLRMLMPHSKADTKMDRKDKLFVINEVCEMKNCNKCIYFEAKKKQDLYMWLSNSPHGPSAKFLVQNIHTLAELKMTGNCLKGSRPLLSFDPAFDELPHFALLKELLIQIFSTPRYHPKSQPFVDHVFTFTILDNRIWFRNFQIIEEDAALVEIGPRFVLNLIKIFQGSFGGPTLYENPHYQSPNMHRRVIRSITAAKYREKQQVKDVQKLRKKEPKTILPHDPTADVFVIPAEEKPIEIQWVKPEPKVDLKARKKRIYKRQRKMKQKMNSGNAK; encoded by the exons ATGGCGGTGGCCAAGAGGAAACGGCGTGGAGGCCCGGCGTTTCAGGCGAAAAagctaaaaagaaacgaaaaagaTGCTAAGACGCCTGCTAAGCCGAGCGACGTAGCAGAGGAGGCGGCGGAGGCAGAGAGAGATCGTATCCCAGGCCCGGTTTGCAAG ggcaAGTGGAAAAATAAGGAACGGATTCTCATCTTTTCTTCTAGAGGAATAAATTTCAGAACAAGACATTTAATGCAAGACTTGAGAATGTTGATGCCTCATTCTAAAGCAG atacTAAAATGGATCGTAAAGATAAGTTATTTGTGATTAACGAg GTTTGTGAAATGAAAAACTGCAATAAATGTATCTATTTTGAAGCTAAGAAAAAACAAGATCTCTATATGTG gctTTCAAATTCACCTCACGGACCATCTGCTAAATTCCTTGTTCAAAATA TTCATACCCTAGCTGAGCTAAAGATGACTGGAAACTGTTTGAAAGGTTCTCGGCCCCTCTTGTCTTTTGATCCT GCTTTTGATGAATTACCACATTTTGCTTTGTTAAAAGAACTCTTAATTCAG ATCTTTAGTACACCACGGTATCATCCCAAAAGTCAACCATTTGTGGACCATGTGTTTACGTTCACTATTTTGGATAATAGGATATGGTTTCGGAACTTTCAG ATCATAGAGGAAGATGCTGCTCTTGTAGAAATAGGACCCCGTTTTGTCTTAAATCTCATAAAGATTTTCCAGGGAAGTTTTGGAGGACCAACTTTGTATGAAAATCCTCACTACCAGTCACCAAACATG cATCGGCGTGTCATAAGATCCATCACAGCTGCAAAATACAGAGAGAAACAGCAAGTGAAAGACGTGCAGAAGCTGAGAAAGAAAGAACCAAAGACTATTCTTCCCCATGATCCCACTGCAGATGTTTTTGTTATACCAGCTGAGGAAAAGCCGATAGAAATACAGTGGGTAAAACCAGAGCCAAAAGTCGAtttgaaagcaagaaagaaaaggatttataaaaggcaaaggaaaatgaaacagaagatgaacagtgggaatgcaaaatga
- the RAD1 gene encoding cell cycle checkpoint protein RAD1, with product MPLLTQQIPDENDYSLVASLDNVRNLSTILKAIHFREHATCFATKNGIKVTVENAKCVQANAFIQAGIFQEFRVQEESVTFRINLNILLDCLSIFGSSPMPGTLTALRMCYQGYGYPLMLFLEEGGVVTVCKINTQEPEETLDFDFCSTNVINKIILQSEGLREAFSELDMTSEVLQITVSPDKPYFRLSTFGNAGSSHLDYPKDSDLMESFHCNQTQVNRYKISLLKPSTKALVLSCKVSIRTDNRGFLSLQYMIRNEDGQICFVEYYCCPDEEVPES from the exons ATGCCCCTCCTAACCCAGCAGATCCCAGATGAGAATGATTACAGCTTAGTGGCTAGCCTTGACAACGTCAGGAATCTCTCCACTATCTTGAAGGCCATTCATTTCCGAGAACATGCCACGTGTTTCGCTACTAAAAATGGAATCAAGGTTACAGTGGAAAACGCAAAGTGTGTGCAAGCAAATGCTTTTATTCAG GCTGGAATATTTCAAGAGTTTAGAGTTCAAGAAGAGTCTGTTACTTTTCGAATTAATTTAAACATCCTTTTAgactgtttatctatttttggatCAAGCCCTATGCCAG GGACTTTAACTGCACTTAGGATGTGTTACCAAGGTTATGGTTACCCTTTGATGCTATTTCTGGAAGAAGGAGGAGTGGTGACAGTCTGTAAAATCAACACTCAGGAGCCCGAGGAGACTCTGGATTTTGATTTCTGCAGCACCAATGtcattaataaaattattctgcAGTCAGAGGGACTCCGTGAAGCATTTTCCGAATTGGATATGACAAGTGAGGTCCTACAGATCACCGTGTCTCCAGATAAACCTTATTTCAG GTTATCTACTTTTGGGAATGCAGGAAGCTCCCACCTTGACTATCCGAAAGATTCTGATTTGATGGAATCATTTCACTGTAATCAGACCCAGGTCAACAG atACAAGATTTCTTTACTGAAACCCTCTACAAAGGCATTAGTCCTATCTTGTAAGGTATCTATTCGAACAGATAACCGAGGATTCCTCTCATTACAGTATATGATTAGAAATGAAGATGGACAAATATGTTTTGTGGAATATTACTGCTGTCCTGATGAAGAAGTTCCTGAATCTTAG